The Mycolicibacterium duvalii DNA window TCGTCGATATTTGACGACCGCGACCGGAACCGAACTGAAGGCCTTGGCAATGAAGATCACCCACTGTCCGACCTCACGGAATACCCCGCCGACAGACCCCGTTGTCGCTTGTAACAAGCGCGAGCCATACCTGCTCGGCACCAGGGCGCGACCTGCGGAAGTCACTACGCCACCACCGTCGGGACGAACATCGACTGCAATTGCGTTATCGCCAGGTTGGCGAAGACGATCAGAACGACATTGACCACTACCGACGAGTTCACGGCATCTGCGACACCGCGCGGGCCCCCCTTCGCCTCCATTCCACGAAGCGATGAAACTATTGCCACGATTTGAACCGCCCCGGCATGTCCGGAGACTCCACTTCTTGGGAAGGATGGAGTCATGTCAGGTGGTTCGTCGAGGAGGTATCCGCCGGAGCTTCGTGAGCGGGCGGTGCGCATGGTCGCCGAGATCAGCGATCAGCATGAGTCGGAGTGGGCAGCAATGGGCGAAGTCGCCCGGCTGCTCGGGATCGGCACAGCCGAGACCGTGCGTAAGTGGGTGCGCCAGGCCCAGGTCGATGCCGGCGCCCGGCCGGGGACCACGACCGAAGAGTCCGCTGAGCTCAAGAAGCTGCGCCGGGAGAACGCCGAGCTCAAGCGGGCCAACGCGATCTTGAAGACGGCGTCGGCTTTCTTCGCGGCCGAGCTGGACCGGCCACACCACTGATCTGTCGATTCATCGCTGAGCATCAGGGCCGCCGCGAGGGCCCTGATGGTCTGCGCTGGGGTGTCCAGTCGATCTGTAGCGAGCTCGTCGGGCTCGGTGTGCAGATCGCCCCCTCGACGTACTACGAGCATCTCGAGCGTGAGCCCACTCGTCGCGAGGTCCGCGACGAGGCGCTCAAAGCCCACGTCAACCGGGCACGGCGCGAACTACGGCGTCTACGGGGCGCGCAAGGTGTGGCTGGCGCTCAACCGGGAGGGCATTGAGGTGGCCCGCTGCACGGTGGAGCGGCTGATGGCCGAACTCGGTCTGCGCGGTGCGGTGCGCGGCAAGGCCATAGCCACCACGATCACTGACGCGGGCGCGGTGCGGCCGGCTGATCTGGTCGGGCGCCGCTTCGGCCCGGTCGCACCGAACCGGTTGTGGGTGGCTGATCTGACGTATGTGTCAACCTGGTCGGGGTTCGCCTACGTCGCGTTTGTCACCGATGCCTATGCCCGCCGAATCCTGGGCTGGCGGGTGGCATCGACGATGGCGACCACGATGGTGCTCGACTCGATCGAGCAGGCCATCTGGACACGTCAGCGAGACGGCATCCTCGATTTGAAAGATGTTGTCCACCATACGGATCGAGGATCACAATATACGTCCATCCGGTTCACCGAACGGCTCGCCGAGGCGCGTATTCAGCCGTCGGTCGGTGCGGTCGGAAGCTCCTATGACAACGCGCTCGCCGAGACCATCAACGGCCTCTACAAGACCGAGCTGATCAAACCAGGCAAGCCCTGGCGCACCGTCGAGGACGTCGAGCTGGCGACCGCCCGCTGGGTCGACTGGTTCAACCACCGCCGGCTCTACGAATACTGCGGCGACGTCCCACCAGCCGAGCTGGAGGCGGCCTACTACGCTCAACAAACGAGGCTAGCCGCCAGCTGAGTCGTCAAATCAAAAAGTCTCCGGACTCCCCGGGGCGGTTCAATTGCCCCAAAGACGACCGTCTTGGCGATGGCAAACCATACGTCCACCACCTTCGTGAACGTCCCAAACGACATCCAGAAACTTCCCGGTGCCACATCGGAAGCCCCCACTGCCATCAAGAACGCCGACGCAGTTCCCGACGCGACGATGAAGATGCACAGAAGGGGGGATATCAATAGCAGCGCGAGAAAACGCGGCACTACCAACTGGCGCACGGGGTCAACACCCATTACTCGCATTGCGTCGAGTTCTTCACGGATTGCGCGGGCTCCGAAGTCGGCCGCGACGGTCGAAGCTGCTGCGGCACCCATCAACAGCCCCGCAGTCAGCGGTGCTCCCTGCCGAATGACACCCACGCCGGCCGCGGCGCCAAGCAGCGAGGTTGCCCCCAATTGATTGACGAGCCCCGACGTCACGATGGTGGTGATTGCGCCGATCGGAATGGCCATCAGCAGTGCGGGCATGGTCGTCACCTTCAACAAGGTCCATGCCTGCACGAACACCTCGCCGACCGCGAGCCTCATGGTGATGACATCGGTGACGACGTAGCGAATCACGTCCGCGAACAATTGGACACCACGACCTGTCGTGGCCGCGGTACGCCTTGGAATCATTCCCACGTGCCGGGCTGCGCTGAATGGGTACGCCTTGAGGCGTGACTGGCGCACCTTGCTCGAGCCCGACGTCGATGCACCCTGCGGGTGATCGTAGTCAACGGGTGTGGTCATGAACCACCGTCAGAACGCTTGCGAGCACGCGTGCACTCCGGCGTGGCGATGACGACCGCCGCTACTGGCGTCGGCACTCTAGCTGCCATGCGAGAAACCGGTTGCAAGGAATAGACGCCCACACTGCGCAGCGCGGCGGCGCGATGCATCCATAGGGCCTGAGGCCGCCCGGGGTTGACGTGCCGGCTCCTGGCTCCAACCGTCGTTGAGGAGGTACAGGTCGCCTGGCACGCCGCACCTTCCAGCAGTGGATCCGATCAGAGGCCACAGCTTCATCAAGAAAACGTCCTCCCTGTTGGCACGTTCGCTAGAGTTGCGCCGCGCCTCACAAAGACCACGGCAGTGTGAGCAAACTCGCTAAACATATGGAGGATTACCGTAGAGCGCCACTTTCGGTTTGGCAAGCGGTCGCCCTGACCTGTTGAGCATGCAGGGGTGCGGCAGCTGTCCCAGTCAACCGGTCGTGATCGGATGAGCAGCACTACGTGTAGGAGACGCAAGGTTGCCAGCATGAAGACGGCGGTATCCCTCGTGGCTTTGACGGCCTTCCCTTGAATCAGGATCTAGGGCCGACCTGGGTTGGCTCGCCTCAATGAGGCAAACTGCGCTGCTGCCCTTTTGACGTCTTCGCTGTATGCGTGCCTACACCCGACCCACCTAGAAGCGCGTGATGACAACAGCACGGTACTGAACCGATCGCCCCCCTTATTTGTTCGCTAGGACCAGATCTGTACATGTCGCCTTAACTGTTGGACCGCTATTACCGAACGAACTGGCGGGTTTTGCTAAGGTCGGGCGGCGGTCTGTGCGGCCCGCCGGCAGCTTCGTTTACGCGGATCTGACACTTCGCCGGTTATCCCCTTTGGGTTGCCGCTGCCAGCCCTGTCGGCGGGCCCGGGCCTCTACGCATCAGAAGCGGAGCGAGCGAAAGCGCAGCGAGCCCACGCCGGTCGACGCGCACGGCACGTAAGCAGCTATTCGTATTGGGCTGTCGTTGTGCGAAATGCACCGAGATCCACGACGAGCGCAATCGCGAGCAGCGTTATCGTCAGCGGAACGCGCGATCACCGACATAGCACGACGGTCGAGTGACCCTCGCGCGCTTTGCCAACGCCGCCGCTGACCGGAAGCGCCATTGGACCGCAGTCCTCGTCAGGGTGCGTGAAACTCGGTTTCGTTCAGAGTTTCCGCGACGTCAGGGGACCACCGGCACATTAGACCGCAACACCAAAGCGCTACGCAGCGCGTTGCGGGAGTATTACCCCGCGGCGTTGGAGGCCTTCGAATCCCTGTCTGACCGCGACGCCCTCGCCGTCTTGGGTCGCGCTCCCACCCCGGCAGAGGCCGCACGACTGAGCGTCGCGAAGATCCGGTCGGCACTCAAAGCCGCTGGACGGCAACGCAATCTCGACACGCGGGCACTGGAGATCCAGACGGCGTTGCGTAGCGAGCAGCTCGTCGCCCCGCCTGTGGTCACTGCCGCGTTTGGGGCGACCACTCGCGCCGCGGTCGCGATCATCGCCAAATTGAATCGCCAGATCGCCGACCTCGAAGCCGAGCTGGCGACACATTTGAGGCACACCCGGACGCCGATATCTACCGCTCCCTACCAGGACTTGGTGTCATTTTCGGCGCCCGGGTGCTCGGTGAGTTCGGGGATGACCCCAACCGCTACACCACCGCCAAGGCTCGCAAGAATTACGCAGGAACCTCACCATTGACCGTCGCGTCGGGCAAAAAACGCGCTGTGGCCCGTCACGTCCGCAACCGGCGTCTCTATGACGCGATCGACCAGTGGGCCTTCTGCTCCCTGACCACCAGCCTCGGCGCCCGCGCCTTCTACGATCAGCACCGCGCCGCCGGCGACCTGCACCACCAAGCCCTCCGCGCCCTGGGCAACCGACTCGTCGGAATCCCGCACGGCTGCCTACGCCACCACACCACCTACGACGAACACACAGCCTGGGCACACCGCCACACCACCAAGCGACAACCAAGCGGCTTAACAACGTACGGCCCTGGGATGTCTAACCTCTCAGGTCGGTACACCTAAGACAGTGGATCTGGTGACTGAAGCACTGGCGCGGGCTGACCAGCCGCTATTGCACTTGGGCGATGGCCCGCTTCGCCAATGGCTGCACAGCGAACTCAGTCGCGCAGCCGAGCAGATCGCCCAACCGGTTTCGTCCCAGTTCATCGCAATGATGGTGGGAACCGCCGATCAAACCCACGCCGCGCGAGTCTTGCGTGAGAACTTGAACCGCCGAACCCGCATAGTCGTCGACCACATGCTCGACCAAGCGATCGCCAACGGCGAGCTCAGCAGCCGACCTGACACTGACGAACTGGTCGCGACTGTGCTCGGCGCCATACTCCGCATCACTATCCAGCAAAAGTATGCCGATTCGGGCTACCTCGCCAGGCTTGTCGACGGCGCGTTCGCCGAACATTGGAGCCGACCGCCCCCACACCATGTTCCTCGAGACACCCAACACCCCCATGATCGCCTTTCCGCGACCCCCCGTTAGGCCGGGCGGGATCATGCTTGGACGCGGCATGGGCGAATGCAGCCGCGCTGCCGCCACCACCACCTCGGCCCAGGCCAGCGTAGGACCCGTACAATCCGCAAATGCAACAACTGTTTATCGATTTTGCACGCTCCTGAACCCGAACGCGGTGGAGAGCATCATCGCTGTAGTCGTCAGAAGGACCACATGTCGTTTTCTGGAAAGACCATGTTCATCTCCGGCGCTAGTCGGGGCATCGGTCTGGCGATCGCCAAGAAGATCGCAGCCGACGGAGCCAACGTCGCCCTGGTCGCCAAGACCGCCGAGCCGCACCCGAAGCTAGAGGGCACCGTCTATACCGCCGCCAAGGAGATCGAGGCCGCAGGCGGGCAGGCGCTCCCGATCGTCGGCGACATCCGCGACGGCGAATCCGTCGCGGAGGCCGTGGTCAAGGCTGCCGACCAATTCGGCGCCATCGACATCTGCGTGAACAACGCTTCGGCGATCAATCTTGGCTCCATCGAAGACGTGCCGTTGAAGCGATTCGACCTGATGAACGGCATTCAGGTCCGCGGTACCTACGCCGTGTCGCAGGCCTGCATCCGCATATGAAGGGCCGCGACAACCCCCACATCCTCACGCTGTCACCGCCGATCCGCCTGGAACCCGAATGGCTCAAGCCGACGGCCTACATGATGGCCAAGTTCGGGATGACGTTGTGCGCGTTGGGTATCGCCGAGGAACTTCGCGATGACGGGATCGCGTCGAACACGCTCTGGCCCCGCACCTTGGTGGCAACCGCGGCGGTGCAGAACCTGCTTGGCGGCGACGAGGCGATGGCGCGGGCTCGCAAGCCCGAGGTCTACGCGGATGCGGCCTACGCCGTGCTCGCCCAGCCGGCCAAGAGCTACACAGGCCGCAGCTTGCTGTGCGAGGACGTGTTACTCGAGGCCGGTGTCACCGACTTGTCTGTGTACGACTGCGTACCGGGCAGCGACTTGGGTCTCGACTTGTGGGTCGACTCACCAAATCCGCCCGGTTACACATCGCACTGAAGGGGCAACCGGCCCCCGACGAACACGCTCTGCGGGGTGGCGTCCTCCAGATCAGTTGACCACGTGGGTGCGACTCTCCTCGTAGAGTAGGTTGCCTGAATCGGGGATGTCGGCGCGGTCCAGCTTCGCGGCGGCCCGCGAGAGGGCCGCATCTGTTTCTCACGCCGCGCGAAGTTCTCCGCGCTGGAGCGGCAGGTCCTGCGCTTCCGCCGTGAGGTACAGCAGCAAGCCCTCCGCCGACGAGGCGGTCGGCAACACAGTGAGGGGGACCCGTTTGGTGGTCCAGTTGATCTGTCCCCGCCGTTTCGAGCCGTGGTTATGCGAGTTGAGGGATCGAATGGGTGGACGTCCAGAGCGTTTCGAACTCTGTGGGGCTGATGTTACCGAGGTAGCTGTGGCGGCGTTCGACGTTGTAGAAGTTGTCGATGTAATCGGCCATGGCGGCGGCCAACTCGATGGTGGTGGCCCATTTGCGGGTGTTGAGCAACTCGACTTGCATCCGCGCCCAGAACGACTCCATCGCGGCGTTATCGAAGCAGTCGCCGACGGTCCCGAACGAGCCCAGCAGGCCCCATCGGCGCATATCTCCCCGAAGCTCCAAGACGTGAACTGCGTGCCGTGATCGGCGTGCAGAATCGTTGACCCACTGCGGGTTATTTGCCGACGGCCATGTTCACCGCGTTGTTGACCAGGGCGGTGTCGGCGGTGGTCGAGAAGGTGCGAGCCACGATCATGCGCGAGAAGCAGTCCAGGATCGCACAGCAGTACACCTTGCCATCACGTGCTGGGTGTTCGGAGATGTCGGTGCACCACAGTTGGTTGGGCATCGTGGCGGTGAAGCGCCGGTTCACCAGGTCAGCGGGGGTGTCGATGCCGCTCAGGTTGGGTTTTCGCCGCCCTGGGCGCGGCAGCCCGTACAGCCCGTACTCGGCCATGATCTTGTTGACCAGTTTGTGGTTGACGTTCGTCTCGTAGTCGGCCAGTAGCGCGGCGCGGACCCGTCGGCGTCCGTAGGTGCCGCGAGAACGTTGGTGGATCTCGGTGATCGTGTCGGCCACGATCAGCCGGCGCACCTCGCGGTCCGGAACAGGGCGTGTCGGTGATACTGCAACAGCGAACGCCCTAATCTCGTTATCCGGCAGGCGGATCGGGCTGAATGTCCTCGCCCGATCAGCCCTTCAGCGATCGCGCGTCGGCGTTTTGGCGGCACCACCGCCTGCTCGTCGAACAACGCGCAGGCATCGCGGGTCAAGGCCAGCTCGGCCTCGATCTGTGCAATGCGATTGTGCGCGGAACAGGCCCGTCGGCCTCCACGCTCGGGGTGCCCTCGATGACTCCGGCATCAATGAAAGCCTGACGTTTCCACGGAACAGGGCCCGGCAGATCCCGGTCTCGGCAGCCAAAGCGGCCACCGGTTCACCCGTTCGCAGCCGCGCAGCGATTTGCCGGCGCACCGAAGACGAATACTGACGGGGCATGTGACCTCCCGGTGATCACTCTGCCCTCGACTCGCACAACAGTGGACCAACAACACGGGTACAGATCTACTGGACCACTACAGGGGGCCCACCTCAACAGGGCCGAATCCGGCGTCGCGTAGAGCGGGCCGCCAGTCGCGGCGCAGGTCCACCGGCACGCCGACAGGTGTCGTTGGCACGGTGACACCGCGCGACTCCAACGTCACGACCTTGAGGTCGAGACCTTGGGATAGCCCAATATATGCGCTGACTAGCCCTGGCGTCGGAAAAGTGCATGCCGATTCGGCTGGGCGCCAGGGTCCGGCAACTCGTCGCCACTTGATCAAAGCGATAAATGGTTTACGGTTTAGCCACCACGTTTGGGAGGGGTTGAGGCGGAGTGCGAATCATCGTCACAGGCGGGAATAGTGGCGTCGGCCTGGCGACCGCGACCGCGATGGCCACGGCGGGCCATGAAGTGGTGATCGCCTGCCGGTCCCTGAAGAAGGGGCACGAGGCCGCGGCGGCGATGTCGGGGGACGTCGAGGTACGCGAACTTGATCTCGCCGATCTCACCAGCGTGCGCAAGTTCGCCGACACCGTCGACGCGGTCGACGTGCTGGTCAACAATGCGGGTGTGCTGGGCCTCCCCCTGACGCGCACGGCCGATGGGTTCGAGGCGCACATGGGCACCAATCACCTCGGACACTTCGCGCTGACCTGCCTGCTCGGCGACCGGATCCGCGACCGGGTGGTCTCGGTCTCCAGCACCAACTACACCACAGCGCAGATTCATTTTGACGATTTGAACTGGGAGCGCCGACGCTACAACCCCTGGGCGGCCTACGGCGAGTCCAAGCTGGCGAACCTCCTGTTCGTGCGCGAGTTGGTCGCCCGCGGCAAGACGGCGTACGCATCGGACCCCGGGATGACCAACACCGCGATCACCCGCGACGGTTCAGGCATGCTGCAGTGGGCGGGCCGGGTGATTTCACCGTATATCGCGCAGAGCCCGCCTGACGGCGCGCGCTCGACGATCCAGGCCATCTCCACCACGCTGCCGAACGGCACCTACTTCGCGCCGCGCGGCTTGATGCATCAGTGGGGCAGGCCGAAGCCGACCACGCTCAAGGCCAAGGCAGTCGACCCGGACAGCGCGCGACGGCTGTGGGAGTGCTCCGCGAAGCTGACCGGGTGCGAATGGCAGGATGGCGCGCCATGATCCTCGAGCGGCTACTGTCGAACTCCGAAGCGCGAGAGCTGGTTCAGCTTGCGGCTGATGTCGTCGACAAGGTGCTCGACCCGATCGTCGAGCACGATCGAACGACATTCGGCCGCAGGATCATCGACCATCAGGGTTTGTCGTCTCTGCCGGCCCACATTGCAGCCGCTGGCGACTCCACCCGCGCCACCTACCTCGATGTGGCACGCCGGCTACATCTGCAACTACCGCGTCGAGCGCTACATACGCGAGGCCAAGTTCACTCAGATCTTCAAGGCACCAACCAGATCAGCGCCTGGTCATCGGCCGGTCGCTCACCTGCGCAGGAGGCACGACATGACAACCGACACGTATTATCAACGGCCACAACTGAGGTTAGCGCCTAGCCCTACCGCTGAATCGCGCGCGTTCTGGACCGGCGGCCAGCGCGGCGAGCTGCTGATCAACCGGTGCCACGCTTGCGGGCGCTTTTTCCATCCGCCGGGTCCGACGTGTTGGCGCTGTCGCAGCACGGATGTCGCCCCGGAGCCAGTGTCGGGCGATGCGACCGTTGCGGCCTTTACGGTGAACCGGCAGATCTGGATCCCCGGATACGAGCCACCCTATGTCGTCGCGATCGTCGAGCTGGACGACGAGCCCGACGTACGGCTGATCACCAACATCGTGGGCGTGGCCATCGACGATGTCAGGGTCGGGATGGCGGTGGAGGTCTTCTTCGAGGATTGGACGGCGCTGTCGGGAGAGGAGGACAGCCGGGTTTGGATTCCGTTGTTCCGCCCCATTCAATCGGGTTCCGCCTGAGCGCTTCTCGAGCGGCGGCGGTCTGTTGCGAAGGAGAAAGTCGCGACACGAGCAACCGTCAGGGCGACCACCGGGCGCTGCCCCGCAACGCGCACGGCCGGCCCCTGGGCAATCACCCCCCGGATAGCTTCGTAGGTTTCGAAAGAGTCGGCGACCACGCATGCGGACAGCTCGTCGTCGAACGCGGACGCCAGCTCCGCGTCTGCGACTTCGGCAGTCACGATGTCCCCATCCTTGTTCAGGATCCGCGCAGGCATCGCGAGCAGCCGGCCGTCATCGTCGCTCACGCAGATCGCACCCGACGGTTGGGCGGCGAGAAACGCGACGAGCTCGGCCTCCGACATGCTGCCCGGGCCACCGCGCCTTTCCTCAACCATGGGCACAGGCCTCCTCGACATCGAGCCGAATGAAACTTCGCTTGCCACTGAGCAATCGATCGCGAACCTTCGCGGCCACCGAGTCTGGCACCCGAACTTCAGGTGAACTGCGCGCCAGTATTCTCGCGATCTCTGTGGGGCACGGTCGGTAGATCTCGACGCGCCCCCGTACCGATGCCCAAGACGCTCCGTCCTCACTCTTCACCACGCATGCTGCCTCCGGGTCGGCGCGCAGATGGCCGACCTTCGCGCTTTTGGTGTACGTGGCGAAGTACAGCCCGCCAGACTCGTAGGTGAGGGTACGCATCGCATAGCCGATGGGATGTCCGGCGGCGTCGCGACAGAACAGGAACGCCCGGTGATTGCGCCTCAGGAAGTTCGTGAGCGCCAGTTCGTCGAAACTCGTCACTCGATCATGTTCGTCGCTGCTAATATGACAGTCAACTGTCACACATTCTTGACACCGATGGAGTCTCGACCATGTCAACTATCCTTCCGGTCACGCTGCGCTCGGCGGCC harbors:
- a CDS encoding Zn-ribbon domain-containing OB-fold protein translates to MTTDTYYQRPQLRLAPSPTAESRAFWTGGQRGELLINRCHACGRFFHPPGPTCWRCRSTDVAPEPVSGDATVAAFTVNRQIWIPGYEPPYVVAIVELDDEPDVRLITNIVGVAIDDVRVGMAVEVFFEDWTALSGEEDSRVWIPLFRPIQSGSA
- a CDS encoding pyridoxamine 5'-phosphate oxidase family protein; this encodes MTSFDELALTNFLRRNHRAFLFCRDAAGHPIGYAMRTLTYESGGLYFATYTKSAKVGHLRADPEAACVVKSEDGASWASVRGRVEIYRPCPTEIARILARSSPEVRVPDSVAAKVRDRLLSGKRSFIRLDVEEACAHG
- a CDS encoding IS3 family transposase, whose translation is MRRWGLLGSFGTVGDCFDNAAMESFWARMQVELLNTRKWATTIELAAAMADYIDNFYNVERRHSYLGNISPTEFETLWTSTHSIPQLA
- a CDS encoding IS3 family transposase; its protein translation is MRRLIVADTITEIHQRSRGTYGRRRVRAALLADYETNVNHKLVNKIMAEYGLYGLPRPGRRKPNLSGIDTPADLVNRRFTATMPNQLWCTDISEHPARDGKVYCCAILDCFSRMIVARTFSTTADTALVNNAVNMAVGK
- a CDS encoding TetR-like C-terminal domain-containing protein; its protein translation is MTEALARADQPLLHLGDGPLRQWLHSELSRAAEQIAQPVSSQFIAMMVGTADQTHAARVLRENLNRRTRIVVDHMLDQAIANGELSSRPDTDELVATVLGAILRITIQQKYADSGYLARLVDGAFAEHWSRPPPHHVPRDTQHPHDRLSATPR
- a CDS encoding SDR family NAD(P)-dependent oxidoreductase; the encoded protein is MRIIVTGGNSGVGLATATAMATAGHEVVIACRSLKKGHEAAAAMSGDVEVRELDLADLTSVRKFADTVDAVDVLVNNAGVLGLPLTRTADGFEAHMGTNHLGHFALTCLLGDRIRDRVVSVSSTNYTTAQIHFDDLNWERRRYNPWAAYGESKLANLLFVRELVARGKTAYASDPGMTNTAITRDGSGMLQWAGRVISPYIAQSPPDGARSTIQAISTTLPNGTYFAPRGLMHQWGRPKPTTLKAKAVDPDSARRLWECSAKLTGCEWQDGAP
- a CDS encoding MlaE family ABC transporter permease; this encodes MTTPVDYDHPQGASTSGSSKVRQSRLKAYPFSAARHVGMIPRRTAATTGRGVQLFADVIRYVVTDVITMRLAVGEVFVQAWTLLKVTTMPALLMAIPIGAITTIVTSGLVNQLGATSLLGAAAGVGVIRQGAPLTAGLLMGAAAASTVAADFGARAIREELDAMRVMGVDPVRQLVVPRFLALLLISPLLCIFIVASGTASAFLMAVGASDVAPGSFWMSFGTFTKVVDVWFAIAKTVVFGAIEPPRGVRRLFDLTTQLAASLVC